A window of Phycisphaerales bacterium contains these coding sequences:
- a CDS encoding isochorismatase family protein gives MDHNAAFTLIDCQVGLLEGDWPVVGADRLIPLWTDLLKRARAAGMPVFFVRHGEGPGTPLEHGTPGWQVHPDVGARPDDTYFDKTTCDTFASTPLAEELEQRGIRRLIIAGLEGPHCIRATTLGALQRGLRVTLIQDGHGTYNSDTESAEQITQAVNDELADRVTLVAASDVCFD, from the coding sequence ATGGATCATAATGCTGCCTTCACTCTCATCGACTGCCAGGTCGGCCTGCTCGAAGGCGACTGGCCCGTCGTCGGCGCGGACAGGCTCATCCCGCTCTGGACGGACCTGCTGAAGCGCGCCCGAGCCGCCGGCATGCCCGTGTTCTTCGTCCGACACGGAGAGGGTCCCGGCACGCCGCTCGAACACGGCACGCCCGGCTGGCAGGTGCATCCCGATGTCGGGGCCCGGCCGGACGACACGTACTTTGACAAGACGACCTGCGACACGTTTGCCTCCACGCCGCTGGCCGAGGAGTTGGAGCAGCGCGGCATCAGGCGCCTCATCATCGCCGGCCTCGAGGGGCCGCACTGCATTCGCGCCACGACGCTGGGCGCGCTGCAGCGCGGCCTGCGGGTCACGCTCATTCAAGACGGCCACGGCACGTACAACAGTGACACGGAGTCGGCCGAGCAGATCACGCAGGCCGTGAATGATGAACTCGCGGACCGCGTGACACTCGTCGCGGCGTCGGATGTGTGCTTCGATTGA
- a CDS encoding L,D-transpeptidase family protein, with protein MNRKAIIILVLLALAGLALLASSSAVRSRAYGVYTRLRGRATVEQRLAELGPRVRNTLIAQCGEMGVPYPPARLTLLVLKQEGMLQVYAPTATGGTQCIAIYPILGASGSLGPKLREGDRQVPEGWYRIVSLNPNSRFHLSMELDYPNELDRRAAAADGRANLGGDIFIHGGDASVGCVAMGDAVAELLFVGVADAGLENVEVLIAPLDLRLNELPDNLRGAWRDSLYNQIAERMALLPVP; from the coding sequence TTGAACCGCAAAGCCATCATCATCCTTGTGCTGCTCGCACTCGCCGGCTTGGCGCTCCTGGCGTCTTCGAGCGCGGTTCGCAGCCGCGCCTATGGCGTTTACACGCGCCTGCGCGGCCGGGCGACGGTCGAACAGCGGCTGGCGGAACTCGGCCCACGCGTGCGCAACACCCTCATCGCGCAGTGTGGCGAGATGGGAGTTCCCTATCCGCCGGCCAGGCTCACACTACTCGTGCTCAAACAGGAAGGCATGCTCCAGGTCTACGCGCCGACCGCCACCGGTGGAACGCAATGCATCGCGATCTATCCGATCCTCGGCGCAAGCGGCTCGCTGGGTCCAAAGCTGCGCGAAGGCGATCGCCAGGTGCCCGAAGGGTGGTACCGAATCGTGAGCCTCAATCCCAACAGCCGATTTCATCTCTCGATGGAGCTCGACTACCCGAATGAACTTGATCGCCGGGCCGCGGCGGCGGACGGCCGCGCGAACCTCGGCGGCGACATCTTCATCCACGGCGGCGATGCCTCGGTCGGCTGCGTCGCCATGGGTGATGCGGTCGCCGAGTTGCTGTTTGTCGGGGTTGCAGATGCGGGGCTCGAGAACGTAGAGGTGCTGATCGCACCGCTCGATCTGCGCCTGAATGAACTTCCCGATAATCTGAGAGGCGCCTGGCGCGATTCGCTCTACAACCAGATTGCCGAGAGAATGGCGCTGCTTCCGGTGCCTTGA
- a CDS encoding VOC family protein, with product MATFNQPIVPCLWFDSQGEQAAKFYTSIFPNSSIGKISRYSEAGKEHHRREPGSVLTVSFTLNGQEFLALNGGPEFRFSEAISFQVMCDDQDEVDHYWGRLSQGGPPEAQQCGWLKDKFGVSWQIVPRVLMDFISDPDPKKSGPAMTAMMQMKKIDIAALQRAVAE from the coding sequence ATGGCCACCTTCAACCAACCCATCGTCCCCTGCCTCTGGTTCGACAGCCAAGGCGAGCAGGCGGCGAAGTTCTACACGTCTATCTTTCCCAATTCGAGCATCGGCAAGATCAGCCGCTACAGCGAGGCGGGCAAGGAGCATCACCGCCGCGAGCCGGGTTCGGTGCTCACGGTTTCGTTCACGCTCAACGGCCAGGAATTCCTCGCACTCAACGGCGGACCGGAGTTCAGGTTTAGCGAGGCGATCTCCTTCCAGGTCATGTGCGATGATCAGGATGAAGTCGATCACTACTGGGGCCGCCTCAGCCAAGGCGGGCCGCCCGAGGCGCAGCAATGCGGCTGGCTCAAGGATAAGTTCGGCGTCTCCTGGCAGATCGTGCCGCGCGTCCTCATGGACTTCATCAGCGATCCCGATCCGAAAAAGTCCGGTCCGGCCATGACCGCGATGATGCAGATGAAGAAGATCGACATCGCCGCATTGCAGCGCGCCGTGGCGGAGTGA
- a CDS encoding GNAT family N-acetyltransferase produces MPFDLQPTLQGELVQLRPLREEDWDDLYAVARDPLIWEQHPHHNRWQPGVFRAFFDKGMQSGGALVVIDRATGLLIGSSRFHPHDEQDGGDLEIGWTFLARSHWGGSYNREMKRLMLEHAFKYVDRVMFLVGASNLRSQRAMEKIGAIRTGTRDIEGGLPHVVYHIERAAFQIE; encoded by the coding sequence ATGCCCTTCGATCTCCAGCCAACTCTGCAAGGCGAACTCGTGCAGCTCCGCCCCCTGCGCGAGGAGGACTGGGACGACCTCTACGCGGTGGCCCGCGACCCGCTCATCTGGGAGCAGCATCCGCATCACAACCGCTGGCAGCCGGGGGTGTTCCGCGCGTTCTTTGACAAAGGCATGCAGTCCGGCGGCGCGCTGGTCGTGATCGACCGGGCAACCGGCCTCCTCATCGGGTCATCGCGGTTCCATCCGCACGATGAACAGGACGGCGGCGACCTCGAGATCGGCTGGACCTTCCTCGCTCGCTCGCACTGGGGCGGATCGTACAACCGCGAGATGAAGCGCCTCATGCTCGAACATGCGTTCAAGTACGTCGACCGCGTCATGTTCCTTGTGGGCGCGAGCAACCTCCGCTCCCAGCGCGCCATGGAAAAGATCGGCGCGATCCGCACCGGCACGCGCGACATCGAGGGCGGCCTGCCGCATGTCGTGTACCATATCGAGCGCGCTGCGTTTCAGATCGAGTGA
- a CDS encoding acyl-CoA desaturase, with the protein MTISSPSPAAPKIKFNGSDRFVRELKRRVDAYFEQTGRRRRDCPQMYFKTATILAWFFGAYFLLLFAVTSWWIIVPLAMVLGVAMAAIGFNIQHDGGHSGYSESTWVNKIMAMNLDLMGGSSYLWAWKHNTFHHTYPNIDGHDDDIDLGLLARLSPHQRRLWFHRAQGIYLWLLYGFLAIKWHFYDDFRQLAAGHISGHAIPRPRGADLLVFVAGKIAFFSLAFVIPMLLHPWWAVVGVYAIAAFVSGVVLSIVFQLAHCVEEANFPAPAIGADGVHRMDSEWAVHQVQTTVNFARGNRVLSWFLGGLNFQIEHHLLSRICHVHYPALSKVVEEVCNEFGVRYASHETFWSALRSHARWIHHMGQPVLVKAD; encoded by the coding sequence ATGACCATTTCATCCCCATCGCCCGCTGCGCCGAAAATCAAGTTCAACGGCAGCGATCGATTCGTCCGCGAACTCAAACGTCGCGTGGACGCCTACTTCGAGCAGACCGGCCGCCGCCGCCGCGACTGCCCGCAGATGTACTTCAAGACCGCGACGATTCTCGCGTGGTTCTTCGGGGCCTACTTCCTGCTCCTGTTTGCCGTGACCAGCTGGTGGATCATCGTGCCGCTGGCGATGGTGCTCGGCGTGGCCATGGCCGCCATCGGCTTCAACATCCAGCACGACGGCGGACACAGCGGCTACAGCGAATCCACCTGGGTCAACAAGATCATGGCCATGAACCTCGACCTCATGGGAGGCAGTTCATACCTCTGGGCCTGGAAACACAACACCTTTCATCACACCTACCCCAACATCGACGGCCACGACGACGACATCGACCTCGGCCTGCTCGCCCGGCTCTCGCCCCACCAGCGCCGCCTGTGGTTCCATCGCGCCCAGGGCATCTATCTCTGGCTGCTCTACGGCTTCCTCGCCATCAAGTGGCACTTCTACGACGACTTCCGCCAGCTCGCCGCGGGCCACATCAGCGGCCACGCGATCCCCCGGCCGCGCGGCGCGGATCTCCTCGTCTTCGTCGCCGGCAAGATCGCCTTCTTCTCCCTCGCCTTCGTCATTCCGATGCTGCTCCACCCGTGGTGGGCGGTGGTGGGGGTCTACGCCATCGCGGCTTTCGTCAGCGGCGTCGTGCTGAGCATCGTCTTCCAACTCGCCCACTGCGTGGAAGAGGCCAACTTCCCCGCGCCCGCCATCGGCGCCGACGGCGTCCATCGCATGGACTCCGAGTGGGCCGTGCACCAGGTCCAGACCACCGTCAACTTCGCGCGCGGCAACCGCGTGCTCTCGTGGTTCCTCGGCGGCCTCAACTTCCAGATCGAACATCACCTCCTCAGCAGGATCTGCCACGTCCACTACCCCGCCCTCTCCAAGGTCGTCGAGGAAGTGTGCAACGAGTTCGGCGTGCGCTACGCCTCACACGAAACCTTCTGGTCCGCCCTGCGATCCCATGCGCGCTGGATTCACCACATGGGCCAGCCGGTGCTGGTGAAGGCGGACTAA